A single region of the Vanessa atalanta chromosome Z, ilVanAtal1.2, whole genome shotgun sequence genome encodes:
- the LOC125076150 gene encoding uncharacterized protein LOC125076150 yields MAFLMMYPAIAILSMFVLMVIILILRFGARWCKLRHSTFADQEYWNEDEAYEQKVSYA; encoded by the coding sequence ATGGCCTTTCTCATGATGTATCCCGCCATTGCCATACTTTCAATGTTTGTACTGATGGTCATTATTTTGATACTGAGATTTGGGGCTCGTTGGTGTAAGCTCCGGCACAGTACATTCGCAGACCAAGAATATTGGAATGAAGACGAAGCTTATGAGCAGAAGGTTTCATATGCTTAa
- the LOC125076149 gene encoding uncharacterized protein LOC125076149 encodes MSAYESHAYFTGNGTYKAINPILSKVGDFTPFYIAIAICSVIFGALLILNVVCCCSRYSDYWLDRHTGNRWIVSIWSATPHKQPPLDFTELESQYQQVQYVHPFHSEDYQEVHRHGSEVAASISRQPLTTSQEYLELHKRESDI; translated from the exons ATGTCGGCATATGAATCTCACGCTTACTTTACAGGGAATGGAACATACAAAGCTATAAATCCAATTCTTTCTAAAGTGGGCGACTTCACGCCGTTTTATATCGCTATAGCGATCTGCTCGGTTATATTCGGAGCTCTGCTCATCTTGAACGTCGTGTGCTGCTGCTCCAGATACTCCGACTATTGGCTGGATCGACACACGG GAAACCGCTGGATTGTGTCTATTTGGTCGGCAACGCCACACAAACAGCCACCACTGGACTTTACTGAACTCGAGAGTCAATACCAACAGGTTCAGTACGTGCACCCATTCCACAGTGAGGACTACCAAGAAGTTCACAGGCACGGTTCAGAAGTAGCCGCTTCAATTTCACGGCAGCCCCTGACGACCTCTCAAGAATACCTCGAATTGCACAAAAGAGAAAGTGATATTTAA
- the LOC125075749 gene encoding FH1/FH2 domain-containing protein 3 isoform X3, with protein sequence MIELVKVNENRVNGTMRELGADSFVCRVQYLNDLDPFMEYNVREPPRPLYHTFNTTIPLSYQIAAVHRLLQAPHRLDDATLQVFKDGDYGPYLDLDSTLGEQDEELEGLQDSRKNALVLRTQLSVRVHAIIERLLHSQGRELRRALFTLKQILQSDKDLVHEFVANKGLDCLMQVATMADHNYLDYILRALGQILLYVDGMHGVMSHKRCVQWLYSLISSKFRHVVKTALKLLLVFVEYTEKNCLILIDAITAVDSSNSRQPWFNVMKILQDFDASDTELLIYATTLINRCLNNVPDRDMYYDQVDSLQDQGIDDIIQLYMSKQGTDLDLLRQLQIFEAVLLYEDGDETGTALKQLDESVITSVRRRSLNLKPSERRKSKKQEAKEKAKPVQVEPDNIMSTPRPQYLPAIIDTKENKELSSVLKRRRDRYARQAHHIIQQQELLNNSNGIYNGLFEKNDQWTPNRTYNNNGTYTNTNGTFTNSSVKYSINGTVNGTVIYNSNDVNGQEEEMTYTNRTKPSYIPEVLMNGNQRYTTGLKQRIQNGTLGHSVNTTDILSTVRTGQDFSPDPKDDREILLNREHSIKDLAQRLTSPLTPSTEEKPIRVSEMAGIVSKAKEELAKSKSKEMIKSPAIEKSTKLHEIKVSENDLHWEELRKGCINREFHSCDLDFSDLRYDSDEEMESPTSNAIPPPPPNLLPPPPPNMLPPVGLPPPPPNNFFSLPKNLPSMTSQSDILNDSNSSTLKKNKKTVKLFWREIQENPVPPPARPKIGGFIWDDLPEVSLDTAMLEHLFESRTNDLIIKEKLMEPKRNLILDTKRSNAISIAMKKLPTPQTIKVAIMKMDATVIGREGIEKLLTMLPTHEEKVKIQEAQFANPDLPLGCAEQFLLTLASINELSSRLKLWVFKLDFDNLEKEIAEPLMDLKQGIELLKANKTFKVILSTLRSVGSFLNGNQVKGFRLEYLSKVMEVKDTVHKHPLLYHICEMIIEKFPDTTDFFSEVGPVIRASKVDFEVLSANLLKLESDCKASWDHMKRVAKHDGSQIFKTKINEFLTDAAERIILLSIVKKRVMSRYNKFLLYLGVPVGDVSKTRPSELLKVIAEFALEYRTTRERVLQQLEKRANHRERNKTRGKMIIDVGNYASKGEHTADSALKELLKSDADRDLMDSRRKPAMRPRNGTTAPEDEIIESLVLSATTNRRPLTRERRRNRLADRKSLNRTLDGH encoded by the exons ATGATTGAATTAGTGAAAGTGAATGAAAACAGGGTGAATGGGACAATGAGGGAGCTAGGGGCGGATTCATTCGTGTGCAGAGTTCAATACTTGAACGACTTGGATCCTTTTATGGAGTACAATGTGAGGGAGCCTCCTAGACCTCTGTACCACACGTTTAATACAACGATTCCTCTCTCGTACCAAATAGCTGCGGTGCATCGTTTGCTACAAGCTCCACATCGG CTGGACGATGCAACGCTGCAGGTGTTCAAGGACGGCGACTACGGGCCCTATTTAGACCTGGATTCCACTCTCGGGGAACAGGATGAAGAACTGGAAGGTTTACAAGACAG TCGCAAAAATGCGCTGGTCCTTCGCACTCAACTGTCGGTCCGCGTGCACGCCATCATTG AGAGACTACTACACTCCCAGGGGCGGGAGCTGCGACGGGCCTTGTTCACGCTCAAGCAGATCCTGCAGTCGGACAAGGACCTGGTGCACGAGTTCGTCGCAAACAAGGGCCTCGACTGCCTCATGCAAGTCGCCACCATGGCAGATCACAACTACCTGGACTACATTCTCAGAGCTCTCGGCCAG ATCCTTCTTTATGTCGACGGCATGCACGGCGTCATGAGTCACAAGCGTTGCGTCCAGTGGCTATACTCCCTCATCTCCAGCAAGTTCAGACATGTCGTCAAAACTGCTCTCAAACTTCTTCTAGTCTTCGTAGAATACACGGAGAAAAATTGTCTCATCCTCATTGACGCTATCACCGCCGTAGATAGTTCCAACAGCAGACAGCCGTGGTTCAACGTAATGAAAATCCTTCAAGACTTCGATGCATCCGACACGGAACTCCTTATTTACGCTACTACGCTGATTAATCGATGCCTCAATAATGTGCCTGATAGAGACATGTACTACGACCAAGTGGACTCCCTGCAGGACCAGGGAATCGATGACATCATACAGCTGTACATGTCCAAACAAGGCACAGACTTAGATCTCCTAAGGCAATTGCAAATATTCGAAGCTGTGCTTCTGTATGAAGATGGTGATGAAACTGGAACTGCGCTCAA ACAACTAGATGAGTCTGTGATAACTTCAGTGAGGCGAAGAAGTCTAAACCTGAAACCATCTGAACGACGAAAGTCCAAGAAACAAGAAGCCAAAGAGAAAG CGAAGCCAGTCCAGGTGGAACCAGACAACATAATGAGCACACCGCGACCTCAGTACCTGCCAGCCATTATCGATACCAAGGAAAACAAAGAGTTGAGCTCAGTTCTCAAGAGGCGAAGGGACAGGTACGCAAGACAGGCGCATCACATTATACAACAGCAAGAACTTCTGAATAACTCGAATGGAATTTACAATGGGCTGTTTGAGAAGAACGACCAGTGGACCCCGAACCGTACCTACAACAATAACGGAACTTACACAAACACCAATGGCACTTTCACTAATTCGAGCGTAAAATACTCCATAAACGGCACTGTTAATGGTACCGTCATATACAATTCCAATGACGTCAATGGACAAGAGGAGGAGATGACTTATACAAACAGAACCAAACCCAGTTACATACCGGAAGTTCTGATGAATG GAAACCAAAGATACACAACCGGGTTGAAACAAAGGATCCAGAATGGGACTTTGGGTCACAGCGTCAACACAACAGATATTCTGTCCACGGTGAGGACCGGACAAGACTTCTCCCCAGACCCAAAAGATGACAGGGAGATCCTGCTGAATCGAGAGCACAGTATTAAAGACCTTGCTCAGAGGTTGACAAGTCCCCTCACTCCCTCCACGGAAGAGAAGCCTATAAGGGTCTCCGAAATGGCAGGAATCGTATCGAAAGCCAAAGAAGAATTAGCcaaatcaaaatctaaag AAATGATAAAAAGTCCAGCCATAGAGAAAAGTACAAAACTACACGAAATTAAAGTGTCAGAAAATGATTTACACTGGGAAGAGTTGAGAAAGGGCTGCATCAACAGGGAATTCCATTCGTGTGACCTGGATTTTTCAGATCTCAGATACGATTCAGATGAGGAGATGGAGTCACCAACTTCGAATGCTATCCCTCCTCCTCCACCTAACCTATTGCCCCCTCCTCCACCTAACATGCTCCCGCCAGTAGGCCTTCCCCCACCTCCACCGAACAATTTCTTCAGCTTACCCAAAAACTTGCCAAGCATGACATCACAATCAGACATATTGAACGATTCCAACAGTTCAacgttaaagaaaaacaaaaagacAGTAAAACTTTTCTGGCGGGAAATTCAAGAGAACCCCGTGCCACCCCCGGCCAGACCAAAAATAGGGGGATTCATTTGGGACGACCTGCCAGAGGTCAGCTTGGATACTGCGATGCTAGAACACCTCTTCGAGTCCAGAACCAACGATTTAATAATCAAG GAA AAACTTATGGAGCCAAAGAGAAACCTGATTCTGGACACAAAAAGATCGAACGCGATCAGCATAGCCATGAAGAAGTTGCCTACACCGCAGACCATCAAGGTAGCGATAATGAAGATGGACGCGACAGTCATCGGCCGGGAGGGGATCGAGAAATTACTAACGATGCTCCCCACGCACGAAGAGAAGGTCAAAATACAAGAGGCACAG TTCGCAAACCCCGATCTACCTCTGGGCTGTGCGGAACAGTTTCTCCTGACCCTGGCCTCTATTAATGAGCTGTCGTCCAGACTTAAGCTTTGGGTCTTTAAGCTGGATTTTGATAATTTAGAG AAAGAAATAGCAGAACCTCTAATGGATCTAAAGCAGGGCATAGAACTGCTGAAagctaataaaacatttaaagtaatcCTTTCAACGCTGAGGTCTGTAGGCAGCTTCTTGAACGGGAATCAGGTGAAGGGATTCCGGTTGGAGTATCTCTCTAAGGTGATGGAGGTTAAAGACACCGTTCATAAGCACCCACTACTATACCATATTTGCGAGATGATCATCGAGAAGTTCCCGGACACCACCGACTTCTTTAGTGAG GTCGGTCCTGTTATACGCGCTTCGAAGGTTGACTTCGAAGTGCTCAGCGCAAATCTCCTTAAATTGGAATCAGACTGCAAAGCTTCCTGGGATCACATGAAGAGGGTCGCTAAACATGATGGCTCGCAGATATTCAAGACCAAGATCAACGAGTTCCTCACTGATGCTGCGGAGCGCATAATTTTACTCAGCATCGTAAAGAAGCGGGTCATGAGCAG ataTAACAAATTCCTGCTCTACCTCGGCGTGCCGGTGGGTGACGTCTCCAAGACCAGACCCTCAGAGCTGCTGAAGGTGATCGCGGAGTTCGCGCTGGAGTACCGCACGACGCGCGAGAGGGTGCTACAGCAGCTGGAAAAGAGAGCCAACCATCGCGAGAGAAATAAGACCAGAGGAAAGATGATCATTGAC GTGGGCAACTACGCGAGCAAGGGCGAGCACACGGCGGACAGCGCGCTCAAGGAACTGCTGAAGAGCGATGCCGACAGAGACCTGATGGACTCGCGACGCAAACCGGCCATGCGTCCGCGCAA CGGAACAACTGCGCCGGAGGACGAGATAATCGAGAGCCTCGTGCTCTCCGCCACCACCAACCGACGGCCGTTGACGAGGGAACGGCGCCGGAACCGACTCGCGGACAGGAAGAGCT TAAACAGGACTCTAGACGGGCACTAG